A region from the Pempheris klunzingeri isolate RE-2024b chromosome 17, fPemKlu1.hap1, whole genome shotgun sequence genome encodes:
- the eef2kmt gene encoding protein-lysine N-methyltransferase EEF2KMT, whose protein sequence is MENSEQNQASDKKRVNKADILRDFQVSFFAMSRLLSFPWNFLEKDLESHKSTDLISDILKQTCLHSLCQRFPPSVRFRRLFLSELIRRQEAAGCDPLDELYDALAEVVGAEETTECYKSYLLPGGGAVSLVENVAVISEGTTGLVTWEAALYLAEWALDHRQAFAGRSVLELGSGVGLTGITICRSCGPNRYVFSDCHASVLQKLRNNVQLNGLTERTCPTVGVEEMDWAGATEEQLRQIGADMVIAADVVYDPDIVESLVKLLSKILSRPSPEVLPEVLICSTIRNQETYSGFKQQLEKAGIGHRVITGAVSHVFPYNRASAIEMIQLYR, encoded by the exons ATGGAGAATTCAGAGCAGAACCAAGCTTCAGACAAGAAAAGAGTAAATAAAGCGGATATTTTACGGGACTTTCAGGTGTCTTTCTTCGCTATGAGTCGTCTGCTCTCATTTCCCTGGAAT TTTTTAGAAAAAGATCTTGAAAGTCACAAGTCGACAGACTTGATTTCAGACATCCTAAAACAG ACGTGTCTTCACTCTCTGTGTCAGAGgtttcctccatcagtcagatTCAGGAGGCTGTTTCTCTCCGAGCTCATCAGACGG CAGGAGGCTGCAGGCTGCGACCCTCTGGACGAGTTGTACGACGCTCTGGCTGAGGTGGTGGGAGCTGAGGAGACCACCGAGTGCTACAAGAGCTACTTACTG CCTGGTGGTGGTGCAGTCAGCCTGGTGGAGAACGTAGCTGTGATCTCAGAGGGGACCACCGGCCTGGTGACCTGGGAGGCCGCTCTCTACCTGGCAGAGTGGGCTCTGGATCACCGGCAGGCCTTCGCTGGCAG GTCGGTTCTGGAGCTGGGCAGCGGTGTGGGGTTGACCGGCATCACTATCTGTCGCTCCTGCGGCCCGAACAGATATGTCTTCAGTGACTGTCACGCCAGCGTCCTGCAGAAGCTGCGGAACAACGTCCAGCTGAATGGTCTGACTGAGCGGACGTGTCCTACGGTCGGAGTGGAGGAGATGGACTGGGCGGGGGCGACGGAGGAGCAGCTCAGACAGATCGGGGCCGACATGGTCATCGCTGCAG ATGTTGTGTACGACCCCGACATCGTAGAAAGTCTGGTGAAGCTGCTGTCCAAGATCCTGAGCCGTCCGTCTCCCGAAGTCCTCCCTGAGGTCCTCATCTGCTCCACCATAAGAAACCAGGAGACCTACAGCGGCTTCAAGCAGCAGCTCG aaaaaGCAGGAATCGGCCACCGTGTGATCACCGGAGCCGTCAGCCACGTGTTCCCGTACAACAGAGCCTCTGCTATAGAAATGATTCAGCTGTACAGGTGA